The Zingiber officinale cultivar Zhangliang chromosome 10A, Zo_v1.1, whole genome shotgun sequence genome contains a region encoding:
- the LOC122027391 gene encoding cysteine-rich and transmembrane domain-containing protein WIH2-like isoform X2 translates to MSYYNQQQPPVGVPPPQGYPPEGYPKDAYQPSGYPPQGYSPAVYPQQGYPPQGYPQPYAQPPLQQQQSSGPSFMEG, encoded by the exons ATGAGCTACTACAACCAGCAGCAGCCCCCTGTAGGCGTCCCTCCTCCGCAGG GTTACCCGCCTGAAGGATACCCGAAAGACGCCTATCAGCCGTCGGGTTACCCGCCGCAGGGATACTCTCCTGCCGTTTACCCGCAACAGGGGTACCCGCCACAAGGATACCCTCAGCCCTACGCTCAGCCTCCGCTCCAGCAGCAGCAGAGCAGTGGCCCTTCCTTCATGGAGGGATG A
- the LOC122027391 gene encoding cysteine-rich and transmembrane domain-containing protein WIH2-like isoform X1 produces the protein MSYYNQQQPPVGVPPPQGYPPEGYPKDAYQPSGYPPQGYSPAVYPQQGYPPQGYPQPYAQPPLQQQQSSGPSFMEGCLAALCCCCLLDACF, from the exons ATGAGCTACTACAACCAGCAGCAGCCCCCTGTAGGCGTCCCTCCTCCGCAGG GTTACCCGCCTGAAGGATACCCGAAAGACGCCTATCAGCCGTCGGGTTACCCGCCGCAGGGATACTCTCCTGCCGTTTACCCGCAACAGGGGTACCCGCCACAAGGATACCCTCAGCCCTACGCTCAGCCTCCGCTCCAGCAGCAGCAGAGCAGTGGCCCTTCCTTCATGGAGGGATG TTTGGCCGCGCTTTGTTGCTGTTGTCTTTTGGATGCTTGCTTTTGA